Proteins from a genomic interval of Lolium perenne isolate Kyuss_39 chromosome 1, Kyuss_2.0, whole genome shotgun sequence:
- the LOC127305108 gene encoding protein RRP6-like 2 — protein MEADEGPPPPPPWKQNKSAAAIDSSSGPLASAAARLSARSRAIPPARDFHFYNNFPSFKSPVGAAAARADSSLGILGASSLLPKQQQPAFPREDLDDAYDWLVSRNDDLLEMFGASADEFKALREKEEAAGRKVAPEEMAGDGFQVVYGKKKKKIDMGAEAVGRGDAFGASGSVRMVTMDKAATSGTKAKVPFHIPTIPRPQDVYHIVVDNTSNPFQHAFLGRSDDGARPLHPLEKLPAVQLFDRRVLESEPLKPTALDDTPFTYVEDRKTLEVLATKLKNATEFAVDLEHNHYRSFQGLTCLMQISTRTEDFIVDTLKLRNYLGENLREVFQDPTKKKVMHGADRDIIWLQRDFGIYVCNLFDTGQASRVLQMERNSLEHLLHHFCAVTANKEYQSADWRLRPLPAEMTKYAREDTHYLLYIYDVMRLRLLNESSGENDLLLEVCKRSNEICLQLYEKEQLTDSSYLYIHGLKENELSARQLAVLSGLYQWRDGIARAEDESTGYVLPNKTLLEIAKQMPVTTGRLKRTVRSKNKFLDQHLGHVITTIRNAVANSDAFESIAEQLKKGRLEELMVADAKNSSEDTEMITVACANNDESNIHPSDESAVVPTLITNVGIASSCTGNVTSGASLGNLRLDSTTAETKSFGTLSGSTDLAYSEILSNGHQQQVAKATVQVLKRPTAFGALLGKPSSGRKPNIFAGFSSEQTKSKVDKIKSSVVLPFHHFSGGAKPLATTLPVAKSVHPEPEIICNDPASQMEEVIQLDTGTDDHNFPENNNADGQRQCEPEGTELSSPPSELSSGIEQHFQSLNEGRNLQQNQKAPEEPEFNDQLKAFDYAEARKNISFGEVRADRRKDNAVARAINKESGDKRRTSKQPGDEEDEGNFQNPRRRQAFPPSGNRSSTYH, from the exons ATGGAAGCGGACGagggcccgccgccgccgccgccgtggaagCAGAACAAGTCGGCAGCAGCCATCGATTCCTCGTCGGGACccctcgcctccgccgccgcgcgcctctcAGCCCGCTCCCGCGCTATCCCTCCCGCCCGCGACTTCCATTTCTACAACAACTTCCCCTCTTTCAAGTCCCCCGTTGGCGCCGCCGCCGCAAGGGCTGACTCCTCCCTCGGCATCCTCGGCGCCTCATCACTCCTCCCAAAGCAGCAGCAGCCAGCTTTCCCCCGGGAGGACCTCGACGACGCCTACGACTGGCTCGTCTCCCGCAACGACGACCTGCTCGAGATGTTTGGCGCCTCCGCCGACGAATTCAAGGCACTGCGGGAGAAGGAGGAGGCTGCAGGGCGGAAGGTCGCGCCGGAAGAGATGGCGGGGGACGGATTCCAGGTTGTTTACggcaagaagaagaaaaagatcgaTATGGGAGCGGAAGCTGTTGGCAGAGGTGATGCCTTTGGGGCTTCTGGTTCGGTGAGGATGGTCACCATGGACAAAGCGGCGACATCAGGGACGAAGGCAAAGGTGCCCTTCCACATCCCCACCATCCCACGGCCGCAGGACGTGTACCACATTGTGGTGGACAACACGAGCAATCCATTCCAGCATGCCTTCCTTGGGCGGAGCGATGATGGTGCCCGGCCCTTACACCCACTG GAAAAACTTCCGGCGGTGCAACTATTTGACAGGCGTGTTCTTGAAAGTGAGCCATTGAAACCAACTGCTTTAGATGACACCCCTTTTACATATGTCGAAGACCGGAAAACCTTGGAAGTGCTGGCAACAAAGCTGAAGAATGCAACCGAGTTTGCT GTTGATCTGGAGCACAACCACTATAGATCTTTTCAGGGTCTCACCTGCCTGATGCAGATTTCAACTAGAACTGAAGACTTTATCGTGGACACCCTTAAGCTGCGCAATTACCTTGGTGAGAACTTAAGAGAAGTTTTTCAAGATCCAACTAAGAAGAAG GTAATGCATGGGGCAGATCGTGATATAATATGGCTTCAACGAGACTTTGGAATATATGTCTGCAACCTTTTTGACACAGGCCAG GCTTCGAGAGTCTTACAGATGGAGCGCAACAGCCTGGAGCATCTTTTGCATCATTTCTGTGCAGTGACAGCAAACAAAGA ATACCAGAGTGCAGATTGGAGGTTGAGGCCACTTCCTGCTGAAATGACAAA GTATGCTAGAGAAGATACACACTATCTGTTGTACATATATGACGTAATGCGCTTGAGACTGCTGAACGAGTCTTCAGGTGAAAATGATCTCCTTTTGGAG GTTTGCAAACGTAGCAATGAAATCTGCTTGCAATTATATGAGAAGGAGCAGCTGACTGATTCATCATACCTTTACATACATGG GTTGAAAGAAAATGAACTGAGTGCAAGGCAGCTGGCTGTTCTCTCT GGTCTATATCAATGGAGAGATGGTATCGCTCGTGCTGAGGATGAGAGCACTGGTTATGTACTACCCAATAAGACTCTACTTGAGATAG CAAAGCAGATGCCTGTGACCACTGGGAGGTTAAAAAGAACAGTGAGGTCAAAAAATAAATTTCTTGATCAACATCTCGGACATGTCATTACTACCATCAGGAATGCTGTTGCAAATTCAGACGCTTTTGAAAGTATAGCTGAGCAACTGAAGAAGGGAAGGCTGGAAGAG TTAATGGTGGCAGATGCAAAGAACAGCAGTGAAGACACTGAAATGATTACTGTTGCTTGTGCCAATAATGATGAGAGTAATATTCATCCGAGCGATGAATCTGCTGTAGTTCCTACATTGATTACCAATGTCGGTATTGCTTCTTCCTGTACTGGGAATGTTACTAGTGGAGCATCTTTAGGTAATTTGCGGCTAGATAGCACCACGGCTGAAACCAAGAGCTTTGGGACCTTGTCAGGCTCTACTGATCTAGCATATTCAGAGATACTGAGCAATGGTCATCAGCAGCAG GTAGCAAAGGCCACAGTTCAAGTACTGAAGAGACCTACGGCTTTTGGGGCTCTGTTGGGAAAACCGTCTTCTGGAAGGAAGCCAAATATTTTTGCAGGATTTTCAAGTGAGCAG ACGAAGAGCAAGGTGGACAAGATAAAGTCTTCGGTGGTACTGCCTTTCCATCATTTCTCAGGTGGCGCAAAACCACTGGCTACTACCCTTCCAGTAGCAAAATCTGTCCACCCAGAGCCGGAAATCATCTGCAATGATCCTGCTTCTCAGATGGAAGAAGTGATTCAGTTGGACACTGGAACAGATGACCACAATTTTCCGGAAAACAACAATGCAGATGGACAGAGACAGTGCGAACCTGAAGGTACTGAGTTGTCTAGCCCCCCTTCTGAGCTCTCCTCTGGTATCGAGCAGCACTTCCAATCCCTCAACGAGGGCAGAAACCTTCAGCAGAACCAGAAAGCACCGGAAGAACCTGAATTTAACGACCAGCTGAAGGCTTTTGATTACGCCGAAGCTAGAAAGAACATTTCATTTGGAGAGGTTAGAGCTGATAGAAGAAAAGACAATGCAGTGGCCAGGGCAATCAATAAAGAATCTGGAGATAAACGGAGAACTTCGAAACAACCTGGTGATGAAGAAGACGAGGGGAATTTCCAGAATCCACGAAGGCGACAGGCTTTCCCACCTTCTGGCAATAGGAGTTCTACCTACCATTAG